In the genome of Gloeotrichia echinulata CP02, one region contains:
- a CDS encoding R3H domain-containing nucleic acid-binding protein, producing the protein MTITEDLQKLLDILPQDLQQVLENHPKRDSLVEVVLDLGRRPEARFPNQAEYLSETPVTQEQIDDCIQRVGTFGGDNRAGIEQTLHRISAIRNRTGKIIGLTCRVGRAIFGTIGMIRDLVETGKSILMLGRPGVGKTTALREIARVLADELHKRVVIIDTSNEIAGDGDVAHPAIGRARRMQVAHPDQQHQVMIEAVENHMPEVIVIDEIGTELEALAARTIAERGVQLVGTAHGNQIENLIKNPTLADLIGGIQAVTLGDDEARRRGSQKTVLERKAPPTFEIAVEMLERQRWVVHESVADTVDNLLRGRQASPQTRTVDDQGKVAIARQLAVVNGRGGYQADTEESFPPARQSNGWRSSGQMVALPPLPVERERVTGRSEFDRLLDESFNYSESIDFGATRQAGPNGEDLPLHVYPYGVSRHQLEQVINVLTLPVVLTKDIDSADAILALRSHVKNHAKLRQMAKARHVPIHMIKSSTIPQITRGLRRLLNMDDPEANDDRELELLLHAGSDDEMDALEEARLAVEQIVIPKGQPVELLPRSPQVRKMQHELVEHYRLKSHSFGEEPNRRLRIYPA; encoded by the coding sequence AAAGTTGTTAGATATTTTGCCCCAAGACCTGCAACAAGTACTAGAGAATCATCCCAAACGAGATAGTTTAGTAGAAGTGGTCTTGGATCTGGGTCGTCGCCCAGAAGCTCGGTTTCCTAATCAAGCTGAGTATCTGAGCGAAACACCCGTTACTCAAGAACAGATCGACGATTGTATTCAGCGAGTCGGAACCTTTGGCGGAGATAATCGCGCAGGAATTGAGCAAACTTTGCACCGCATCAGCGCCATCCGCAACCGTACCGGTAAAATTATTGGCTTGACCTGTCGCGTCGGTCGGGCAATATTTGGGACAATTGGCATGATTCGCGATTTGGTAGAAACTGGTAAATCGATTCTCATGCTAGGGCGTCCAGGCGTGGGCAAAACTACCGCCTTACGGGAAATTGCCCGTGTTTTGGCGGATGAGCTTCATAAGCGAGTGGTGATTATCGACACCTCCAATGAAATCGCTGGAGATGGTGATGTTGCCCACCCCGCCATTGGTCGCGCTAGGCGGATGCAAGTAGCTCATCCGGATCAGCAGCATCAGGTAATGATTGAGGCAGTGGAAAACCACATGCCAGAAGTCATCGTCATTGATGAAATTGGCACAGAACTGGAAGCCTTGGCTGCTCGTACCATTGCCGAAAGAGGCGTGCAATTGGTAGGGACAGCCCACGGGAACCAGATCGAAAACCTGATTAAAAACCCTACCCTAGCTGATTTAATTGGTGGTATCCAAGCTGTGACACTGGGAGACGACGAAGCCAGACGGCGGGGTAGTCAAAAGACCGTTTTGGAACGTAAAGCCCCTCCGACATTTGAGATTGCTGTGGAAATGTTAGAACGGCAGCGCTGGGTAGTACATGAAAGCGTTGCCGATACAGTAGATAACCTTTTGAGAGGGCGTCAGGCTAGCCCACAAACGCGGACAGTCGATGATCAGGGCAAAGTCGCGATCGCCCGTCAGTTAGCTGTGGTTAATGGTCGCGGTGGATACCAAGCTGATACGGAGGAATCTTTCCCCCCAGCCAGACAGTCAAACGGCTGGCGCTCATCTGGACAAATGGTGGCTTTACCTCCATTACCTGTAGAGCGGGAACGGGTGACTGGACGCAGCGAATTTGACCGCTTGCTAGATGAGTCCTTCAATTACTCCGAAAGCATTGATTTTGGTGCCACCAGACAGGCGGGGCCAAATGGCGAAGATTTGCCGCTGCACGTTTATCCCTATGGCGTCAGCCGCCATCAACTAGAACAGGTAATTAACGTGCTAACTTTGCCTGTGGTATTGACAAAAGACATCGATAGTGCTGATGCAATTTTAGCACTGCGATCGCACGTCAAAAACCACGCCAAATTACGGCAAATGGCTAAAGCCCGTCATGTACCCATCCACATGATTAAATCCAGCACCATACCGCAAATTACCCGTGGCTTGCGGCGATTGCTGAATATGGATGATCCAGAAGCAAACGATGACCGAGAACTGGAACTACTGTTACACGCCGGTAGCGATGACGAAATGGACGCCCTGGAGGAAGCCAGACTTGCTGTTGAGCAAATTGTCATTCCTAAAGGACAGCCCGTAGAGTTATTACCCCGTTCACCCCAAGTCCGCAAAATGCAACATGAGTTGGTAGAACACTATCGCCTCAAGTCCCACAGCTTTGGGGAAGAACCAAATCGCCGCTTAAGGATTTATCCGGCGTAA
- a CDS encoding Dethiobiotin synthetase, translated as MNYETARKILIDQTATTEEKPDALLMRMKQGKAPVPGQITSILLALKVVFEALKEAPTLDRELAFALYQLSIKAQQLFAVGRKAGIDWPPLLKEDLLRISLACESIFAGKWQTAT; from the coding sequence ATGAACTACGAAACAGCTCGCAAAATTCTTATCGACCAGACAGCAACAACTGAGGAAAAGCCCGACGCCCTTTTAATGCGTATGAAACAGGGAAAAGCGCCGGTACCCGGTCAGATCACCTCGATTTTGTTAGCTTTAAAAGTCGTGTTTGAAGCCCTCAAAGAAGCCCCCACTCTAGACCGAGAACTGGCTTTTGCCTTGTATCAGTTAAGCATTAAGGCGCAACAGCTATTTGCTGTAGGGCGCAAGGCGGGGATTGATTGGCCGCCACTACTGAAGGAAGATTTGCTACGAATTTCCTTAGCATGTGAAAGTATCTTTGCTGGTAAATGGCAAACTGCTACATAA
- a CDS encoding RNA-guided endonuclease TnpB family protein, translating into MLLTAIITKLKLTADQKILMSKHAGISRFTYNWGLATWQALYQSGYQPNHLILKKFFNNQVKPVLTWIKEPGICQKITEFAFDNLGKAFKNFFDKRAEYPKFKRKGRNESFTINAGGKPINISGKRIKLPTIGWVATYESLPHTTTTKFTISQSAGDWYISCSYEIEQETTKKEHDYVGVDLGIKTLATLSTGVIFVNPKALKSARRKLTRLQRQLTRKIKGSNRYEKQKLRISKLHRRITNIRKDATHKATTFICKNHAVVALEDLNTSGMLKNHKLAGAVSDANFYEFRRQVEYKVIRYGGTVVFVDRFYPSSKTCANCGEIQEISLSERVYECKKCQHTEDRDLNASKNLEKYARLAQPCLDVKG; encoded by the coding sequence GTGTTACTGACTGCAATCATTACCAAGTTAAAATTGACTGCCGACCAGAAAATTCTGATGTCAAAACATGCCGGCATATCGCGATTTACATACAATTGGGGACTCGCCACATGGCAAGCATTGTATCAATCTGGATATCAACCCAATCACTTGATTTTGAAAAAGTTCTTTAATAATCAAGTCAAGCCAGTTTTGACTTGGATTAAAGAACCAGGTATTTGTCAAAAAATCACGGAATTTGCTTTTGATAATTTAGGGAAAGCTTTTAAGAACTTCTTTGATAAACGTGCAGAATATCCCAAGTTTAAAAGAAAAGGCAGAAATGAGAGTTTTACAATTAATGCGGGTGGTAAACCAATAAATATCAGTGGTAAACGCATTAAATTACCCACCATTGGCTGGGTTGCAACTTATGAATCTTTACCTCATACCACAACCACAAAGTTTACTATATCTCAATCTGCGGGAGATTGGTACATTTCTTGTTCTTATGAAATAGAACAAGAAACTACTAAAAAAGAACATGATTATGTCGGGGTTGATTTAGGGATAAAAACTTTAGCTACCTTATCAACAGGAGTAATTTTTGTTAATCCGAAAGCTTTAAAAAGTGCCAGGAGGAAGTTAACAAGATTACAACGTCAACTTACAAGGAAAATAAAGGGGAGTAATCGTTATGAAAAACAAAAATTGAGAATATCTAAACTGCATCGACGTATTACTAATATACGGAAAGATGCGACTCATAAAGCAACTACATTTATCTGCAAAAACCACGCAGTTGTTGCTTTGGAGGATTTGAATACTTCGGGGATGTTGAAAAATCATAAATTAGCCGGTGCTGTCAGCGATGCCAATTTTTATGAATTCCGCAGACAAGTAGAATATAAAGTAATTAGATACGGTGGAACTGTCGTATTTGTGGATAGATTTTACCCATCTAGTAAAACTTGTGCAAATTGTGGAGAAATTCAAGAAATTAGTCTATCAGAGCGGGTTTATGAGTGTAAAAAATGTCAGCATACTGAAGACCGAGATTTAAATGCATCTAAAAATCTCGAAAAATATGCACGGTTGGCTCAACCGTGTCTGGACGTTAAGGGATAG